The following nucleotide sequence is from Brevinematia bacterium.
GTATTTGAGAAAACTTTCTCTTTTCTTCCGCTTTGGGATGAGATAGAGGGGATTGAAAAGTTGAATGGAATGAGTTTATCGGATTATGTGGTAATAGTTCTGGACAGTGGTGAAGTTAAGAGAATAGGGAAGAACTTTGAGGAATTTCTCAGGAAATTCAAACTTGTTTTGAACATAGATCACCATCATGACAACGAGCTTTTTGGCACTTACAACCTTGTGAATTCAGAAGTTGTTGGAACGGGTGAGTTTGTGTATCAGATTGCTAAAGAGTTTGGGATTCAGATAACCAAGGAGTTAGCATCGCTTATATATTCAAGCATAGTAGGAGATGGTGGTTCTTTCAGGTTTGATTCTGTGAAACCATCAACTCACAGAATTACGGCAGAGCTTTTGGAAACAGGTATAGAGCCTTCTTTTTTCACAATGAATATGTTCCAAAATAAAACTGTTTCTTTCATAAAGTTTGAGGGGGAGGTATTCCAGAACTTGAAAACTTGTTGTGAAAACAAGGTGGTTTGGGTGATAATAACGGATGATTTGTTGCGAAAGTATGGACTTACTGACGGAGAGGTAGAACCTGTGGTGGAAGATATAGGAAGGATAAAAGACGCTGTTATTTATTTCACGATAAAAGAAAAAAGAGAAAAAGGAATAATCTCCGTGGCTCTTAGAAGTAAAGGAAATATTGATGTATCAAAGGTGGCTAGGAAGTTAGGAGGAGGTGGGCATAAGAACGCTTCTGGGATTGCTTTTGAAATGTCAATGGGGGTTGATA
It contains:
- a CDS encoding bifunctional oligoribonuclease/PAP phosphatase NrnA; this encodes MGKMIDTKVMSTLGEIVDILRKEQKFVITFHVNPDYDAVGSALGMLYILREMGKDSVLVVSEEKREVFEKTFSFLPLWDEIEGIEKLNGMSLSDYVVIVLDSGEVKRIGKNFEEFLRKFKLVLNIDHHHDNELFGTYNLVNSEVVGTGEFVYQIAKEFGIQITKELASLIYSSIVGDGGSFRFDSVKPSTHRITAELLETGIEPSFFTMNMFQNKTVSFIKFEGEVFQNLKTCCENKVVWVIITDDLLRKYGLTDGEVEPVVEDIGRIKDAVIYFTIKEKREKGIISVALRSKGNIDVSKVARKLGGGGHKNASGIAFEMSMGVDKVEEMVIKEIASSFNDGAL